A part of Astyanax mexicanus isolate ESR-SI-001 chromosome 2, AstMex3_surface, whole genome shotgun sequence genomic DNA contains:
- the crebl2 gene encoding cAMP-responsive element-binding protein-like 2: protein MDDSKMVGGKVKKPGKRGRKPAKIDLKAKLERSRQSARECRARKKLRYQYLEELVSSKERAICALREELEMYKQWCSAMDQGKIPSEIKALLTGDDQKTSQSTSTKTPKNGKYNSSSISQSKSA, encoded by the exons ATGGATGACAGCAAG ATGGTTGGTGGAAAAGTCAAGAAACCAGGAAAACGTGGTCGTAAACCTGCCAAGATTGACCTGAAAGCCAAACTTGAACGAAGCAGACAGAGTGCTAGGGAATGTCGGGCCAGGAAGAAACTGCGTTACCAGTACCTGGAGGAACTGGTGTCCAGCAAGGAGAGAGCCATCTGTGCTCTGAGAGAAGAGCTGGAGATG TACAAGCAGTGGTGCTCTGCCATGGACCAGGGGAAAATCCCTTCCGAAATCAAGGCTCTCTTAACTGGAGATGATCAGAAAACCTCTCAGAGCACCAGCACCAAAACACCCAAAAATGGCAAATACAACTCGTCAAGTATAAGCCAGAGTAAGTCTGCGTAG
- the gpr19 gene encoding probable G-protein coupled receptor 19 encodes MVYALPMEAVKPSLHSTLLSYLMQNNSEYNSSAFLTSSLTPICNLDTSSLSFQPNGTQTSYELTPAEVTVLGLIFGVLWLISVLGNALVCLVIHRSRRTQSTTNYFVVSMACADLLLSLGCAPFILLQVSSGHWPLSAAACKAVRYIQHLCPGVQVYVLLSICVDRFYTIVYPLSFKVSREKAKRMILASWLFDAAFVSPCLFFYGSSSSAAERHCEFFIPDSWDGLAYALVHLLFGFLVPVLLILSFYQRVVRYIWRISADGRTVRRTMNIVPRTKVKTIKMFLMLNTVFLLTWMPFYVAQLWHPRETTGSSRQGALFFVAITWMSFSSTASKPTLYSVYNANFRRGMRETFCMSSMKCYRSNAYTITASSRIAKKNYVGVVELPVPAKTLIKDSVYDTFDREAKEKKLAWPISVNPPNTFV; translated from the coding sequence ATGGTGTACGCTCTGCCAATGGAGGCAGTGAAGCCCTCTCTGCACTCCACACTCCTCTCATACCTGATGCAGAACAATTCAGAGTACAATTCCTCAGCATTTTTGACCAGCTCACTAACACCCATCTGCAACTTGGACACATCATCTTTATCCTTTCAGCCCAATGGGACACAGACCTCCTATGAGCTAACCCCAGCGGAGGTGACTGTTCTGGGGCTGATCTTTGGAGTGCTCTGGTTGATCTCTGTCCTGGGGAACGCCTTGGTGTGTTTGGTCATCCACCGCAGCCGCAGAACTCAGTCCACAACAAATTACTTTGTGGTGTCCATGGCTTGTGCAGACCTGCTGCTGAGCTTGGGCTGCGCTCCGTTTATCTTGCTCCAGGTCTCTTCTGGACACTGGCCTTTGAGTGCGGCAGCCTGCAAGGCAGTTCGCTACATCCAGCACTTGTGTCCTGGAGTGCAGGTGTATGTGCTGCTTTCAATCTGTGTGGACCGCTTCTATACAATTGTGTACCCCTTGAGCTTTAAAGTATCCCGGGAGAAGGCCAAGCGCATGATCCTGGCCTCTTGGCTCTTTGATGCAGCCTTTGTCTCCCCATGCCTCTTCTTCTATGGCTCATCCTCATCCGCAGCAGAAAGGCACTGTGAATTTTTCATCCCAGACTCTTGGGATGGCCTTGCCTACGCTTTGGTCCACCTGCTGTTTGGGTTCCTGGTGCCTGTACTCCTCATTCTGTCATTTTATCAGAGAGTGGTTCGGTACATCTGGAGGATCAGTGCCGACGGACGCACGGTGCGCAGGACCATGAACATTGTCCCCAGGACTAAAGTGAAAACCATAAAGATGTTCCTGATGCTCAACACTGTGTTCCTTCTCACCTGGATGCCCTTCTATGTAGCCCAGCTATGGCACCCTAGGGAGACCACTGGATCCAGCAGGCAGGGGGCACTCTTCTTCGTGGCGATCACCTGGATGTCATTCAGCTCGACAGCTTCTAAACCCACATTGTATTCAGTGTACAATGCCAACTTTAGGCGAGGCATGAGAGAGACATTCTGCATGTCATCTATGAAGTGCTACCGAAGCAATGCTTACACCATTACTGCCAGTTCACGAATTGCCAAAAAGAATTATGTGGGGGTGGTGGAACTGCCTGTGCCAGCCAAGACTCTGATCAAAGATTCAGTCTACGACACTTTTGACCGCGAGGCAAAAGAGAAAAAACTGGCATGGCCTATTAGTGTCAATCCTCCCAACACATTTGTATAG